One segment of Anopheles stephensi strain Indian chromosome 3, UCI_ANSTEP_V1.0, whole genome shotgun sequence DNA contains the following:
- the LOC118513244 gene encoding uncharacterized protein LOC118513244 isoform X2: MPAGDKQQKQLQQLQRLYRDSLRSIDIYEEFVNNYDPVRDSDQVPVQLEQLEEVKNAFTDARAQLLIEESSVEDEMWNDQRTFMTKYMKVKGFLCAQQRVDATNLVASSTFQTSVTHTPLRLPEINLPSFDGDATKWLTFKDRFTSMVHEVIELPDVTKLQYLLTALKGSAATPYDHTQLVAENYESTWKSLLQRFDDSKRIKREYFKALYQLESMNGSSAEELARLVNETRRLVRGMERLNEPVNQWDTPLTSLILYKLDSASLMAWEQYSADHEADTYKRMIEFCEKRVKILSSCTTHTTNAVDTRPARVVGSSSPRSYAAARQKKESATFLACAAQTPKAASNTCPVCKADHNVAKCTSFRSMDLSQRQTVAKEARLCFSCLRRGHSIRFCRMHGRCLNCNGRHNTLLCIKQGEFPVSTSSETSALPISATLQDKVEKPQKTVWLSTALILVEGVNGSTIPARALLDMGAQSNFMSEGLVQQLKLKKERVHKPLSGVGTVALTANNLVSTTVKSRTTTFVKRLEFLVLARVTANFPSRYVKVEGWNVPSGLELADPSFYQPGSIDLLLGAEVFADMLKQGQIKLAPHLPKLLETHLGWIVSGTVFEHPKGSIDEAHIACCAVEDDSFDTAMKRLVMLEDLPTERIRSKEEEQCERSYQETTYQNEEGRYVVQLLKRFDWKTLGESKETALKRFMAMERRRKSDCRLDDAYKAFMKEYLDLKHMSYLGTYAEIDTNNLRPSFFLPHHAVWKTDSTTTKCRVVFDASCKTTSGRSLNDVLLTGPQLQDDVVSIQLRFRMKLVAVVADVEKMYRQILVKDCDKALQRILWRSDANEPIAVYELNTVTYGTACAPFLAIRTLQRIFDDHGTKFPKAMACKADFYVDDLLSGATTTRDAQEMAGQLNKLLSCGGFSLRKWASNCPEALKDIPEDQRATNPQHELAAETSSISTLGLLWTPESDILQVQVKLPIQESKCTKRQVLACIARIYDPLGFIDPVKMKAKLFMQQIWMLKGTDKRAWPWDEELPEQLARDWMSFFMQLHLLEKVRIPRVVIQSDTLSMQYHLFCDASEKGYGACCYVRSVSTRGEVLVRLMISKSKVTPLFQRMTIARLELCGALLASRLYEQVKQAIGRDEPTFLWTDSMTTWHWIHSPPSRWKTFVANRVSKIQNLTEGASWRHVPGVVNPADVVSRGCDPATFMESTSWWSGPEWLASTEENWPTVPESKTLETGEERSNELILSSLDEEGFIDHLFTRYGSYSKLRMVVGYCLRFIHALRMRVSSSKVQPKFGEGLSTAERQQAEWVLCRLAQRNSFNREWKDLNAKKPVHRASHLRGYQPFIDSNGLIRINGRLQHASLSPDAKQPIVIPKKHPLAILLAEYYHRKNLHAGPQMMLTRIRQRFWLLDGRSVVRKIQKYSPLDTS, from the exons atgcctGCAGGGGACAAGCAACAGAAACAAttacagcagctgcagcgcttATATCGCGATAGTTTGCGTAGCATTGACATTTACGAAGAGTTTGTGAACAATTACGATCCAGTCAGAGATAGTGACCAGGTCCCAGTGCAATTAGAACAGTTAGAGGAagtgaaaaatgcatttacaGATGCTCGAGCACAGTTACTCATCGAAGAGTCAAGCGTCGAAGACGAAATGTGGAATGATCAAAGGACATTCATGACAAAATATATGAAGGTGAAGGGTTTTTTGTGCGCACAACAACGAGTAGATGCAACAAATCTTGTGGCTAGCAGTACGTTTCAAACATCAGTGACGCATACACCATTACGACTTCCCGAAATCAATCTGCCTTCATTCGACGGCGATGCAACGAAATGGCTCACTTTTAAAGATCGTTTTACCTCTATGGTTCATGAAGTGATAGAACTCCCAGATGTAACAAAACTGCAGTATCTGTTGACGGCGTTGAAGGGAAGTGCAGCAACACCATACGATCATACGCAGTTAGTAGCAGAAAACTACGAGTCAACATGGAAATCATTGCTACAGCGTTTTGATGATTCTAAGAGAATAAAACGAGAATATTTCAAGGCACTTTACCAACTGGAGTCTATGAACGGGTCAAGCGCTGAGGAGTTGGCACGTCTTGTAAATGAGACCAGGCGGCTGGTACGAGGGATGGAGAGGTTGAATGAGCCGGTAAATCAATGGGACACTCCGCTTACAAGTTTGATTCTCTACAAGCTAGATTCTGCTTCTTTGATGGCCTGGGAACAATATTCTGCCGATCATGAGGCAGACACGTATAAACGTATGATTGAGTTCTGCGAGAAACGAGTGAAAATACTAAGTagctgcaccacacacacaacgaacgCTGTAGACACAAGGCCGGCAAGGGTGGTCGGCAGTTCATCACCACGTAGTTATGCAGCAGCGCgtcagaagaaagaaagtgcGACCTTTTTAGCATGTGCAGCACAAACTCCCAAGGCAGCCTCTAATACCTGTCCGGTCTGCAAGGCTGATCATAATGTGGCGAAGTGCACCTCATTCAGAAGCATGGACTTGTCCCAAAGGCAGACGGTTGCGAAGGAAGCTAGGTTATGCTTCAGCTGCTTAAGAAGAGGACATTCTATACGATTTTGCAGAATGCATGGCAGATGTTTAAACTGCAATGGAAGGCATAACACTTTATTGTGTATCAAGCAGGGAGAGTTTCCAGTATCAACAAGCTCAGAGACATCAGCGCTGCCAATTAGTGCGACACTTCAGGACAAGGTAGAGAAGCCACAAAAAACCGTCTGGTTGTCAACAGCTCTTATTTTGGTAGAAGGGGTTAATGGTTCTACGATTCCTGCACGAGCCCTCCTGGACATGGGAGCCCAGTCTAACTTTATGTCCGAAGGATTGGTTCAGCAGCTAAAACTAAAGAAGGAACGAGTTCACAAGCCGCTGTCAGGAGTGGGAACCGTTGCATTGACCGCGAACAATTTGGTTTCGACAACTGTCAAATCTAGAACAACCACATTTGTTAAGAGGCTGGAGTTTTTAGTACTGGCAAGGGTAACAGCTAACTTCCCATCGAGATACGTGAAAGTCGAAGGCTGGAATGTTCCATCAGGATTGGAATTGGCAGATCCATCATTCTACCAGCCTGGATCAATAGATCTTTTATTGGGGGCGGAAGTGTTTGCCGATATGTTGAAGCAAGGTCAGATCAAACTCGCGCCCCACTTACCCAAGCTACTCGAAACTCATCTTGGATGGATAGTTAGTGGCACTGTGTTTGAGCATCCTAAAGGAAGTATTGATGAAGCCCATATTGCGTGCTGTGCTGTTGAAGACGATAGTTTTGATACGGCAATGAAGCGGTTGGTGATGCTGGAAGACCTTCCAACAGAAAGAATTCGCTCAAAGGAAGAGGAACAATGCGAGCGCAGCTACCAAGAAACAACATACCAGAACGAGGAAGGCAGATACGTGGTTCAGCTGCTCAAACGGTTCGATTGGAAGACACTTGGAGAATCCAAAGAAACTGCACTGAAAAGGTTCATGGCTATGGAAAGGCGAAGAAAATCGGACTGCAGGCTCGACGACGCTTACAAAGCCTTTATGAAAGAGTACCTTGATCTTAAACACATGTCATATTTGGGTACGTATGCAGAAATCGATACAAATAACTTAagaccttctttctttcttccacatcatgcGGTTTGGAAAAcggacagcaccaccactaaATGCAGAGTTGTATTCGACGCATCATGTAAAACAACTTCTGGTCGGTCCCTGAATGATGTGCTATTAACCGGTCCGCAACTACAAGACGACGTTGTATCGATACAGCTGCGATTTCGGATGAAACTAGTAGCTGTAGTGGCagatgtggaaaaaatgtatcgtcAGATACTCGTGAAGGACTGCGATAAGGCATTGCAACGAATTTTGTGGCGCAGCGATGCTAATGAGCCGATAGCAGTGTACGAGTTGAACACGGTCACATACGGCACGGCCTGTGCTCCGTTCTTAGCCATCCGAACCCTGCAGCGAATCTTTGATGATCATGGCACCAAGTTTCCGAAGGCAATGGCATGCAAGGCAGATTTTTACGTCGATGATTTGCTGTCCGGTGCAACGACAACACGTGATGCACAAGAAATGGCCGGGCAGTTAAATAAGTTACTTTCGTGCGGAGGATTCAGTTTAAGAAAGTGGGCATCCAATTGCCCAGAAGCGCTGAAAGATATTCCGGAAGATCAAAGAGCAACCAACCCACAGCATGAATTGGCAGCCGAGACCAGCTCTATTTCGACGCTTGGATTATTGTGGACACCTGAATCGGATATTTTACAAGTCCAGGTTAAGCTACCGATACAGGAGAGCAAATGCACGAAACGACAGGTGCTAGCATGTATTGCACGTATCTACGATCCACTCGGCTTCATAGATCCGGTTAAGATGAAGGCCAAGCTTTTTATGCAGCAAATTTGGATGTTGAAGGGAACAGATAAGCGCGCTTGGCCATGGGATGAAGAACTCCCGGAACAGTTGGCTCGAGATTGGATGTCATTTTTTATGCAGCTACATCTCTTGGAAAAGGTACGCATTCCACGGGTAGTTATTCAGAGTGATACGTTATCGATGCAGTATCACCTGTTCTGCGATGCATCAGAGAAAGGCTACGGTGCGTGCTGCTACGTTCGAAGTGTCTCGACCAGAGGAGAGGTGTTAGTTCGACTGATGATTTCAAAATCCAAGGTGACACCGTTATTTCAGAGGATGACCATTGCACGTTTGGAGCTCTGTGGCGCGTTACTGGCAAGCAGATTGTACGAGCAAGTAAAACAGGCAATTGGCCGCGATGAGCCTACATTCCTGTGGACCGATTCGATGACCACTTGGCATTGGATTCATTCCCCTCCAAGTCGGTGGAAGACATTTGTTGCGAATCGGGTTTCGAAGATTCAAAACCTTACGGAAGGAGCCAGCTGGAGACATGTGCCTGGAGTGGTGAATCCAGCCGATGTGGTGTCTAGAGGCTGCGATCCTGCAACGTTTATGGAGTCAACATCATGGTGGTCGGGGCCAGAATGGTTGGCATCGACAGAAGAAAATTGGCCAACAGTACCGGAGTCTAAGACTCTGGAGACGGGTGAAGAACGTTCCAACGAGTTAATACTTTCTTCACTGGATGAAGAAGGATTTATTGACCATTTGTTCACCCGTTACGGATCATACTCAAAACTTCGCATGGTAGTTGGGTACTGTTTGCGGTTTATACATGCTTTGCGAATGAGAGTAAGCAGCTCAAAGGTCCAGCCTAAGTTTGGTGAGGGCCTTTCAACGGCAGAACGGCAGCAGGCAGAATGGGTATTGTGTCGATTGGCTCAACGTAACTCGTTTAATAGAGAATGGAAGGATTTAAACGCCAAGAAACCAGTTCATCGAGCGTCACATCTTCGAGGGTACCAACCATTCATCGACAGCAATGGTTTAATTCGGATAAACGGCAGATTGCAACATGCATCTCTATCACCTGATGCCAAACAGCCCATAGTGATACCGAAAAAACACCCGTTGGCAATCCTGTTAGCTGAGTACTACCACCGGAAAAACCTGCATGCTGGTCCACAGATGATGCTTACCAGAATAAGGCAACGATTTTGGCTGTTGGATGGACGATCGGTGGTGAGAAAG ATCCAGAAGTACTCACCCCTGGACACTTCCTAA
- the LOC118509993 gene encoding uncharacterized protein LOC118509993 translates to MKLLHINDPREVIPIGCRLLKLFGLGRSEKLKLLYWTQVVFYLVFSLIPRILMKIEDTVTLLRLGAELAFVSYLYSQILALYIRRKNLYHLVDMLQQCANKQYSETIDTFLIRSNAKINKFSVICCKYFFLMYILYCVMPPLVSTGVYFRNTGNLTDEREEFIISTEMNLYYLDIRYNVLHYSFYTLIICMLTVTSALSLCIKDVMDVSVIKTTALMFQVTAMQIRELREYISQTQLNTVIASHRDTLLCAQSLQDTLNLSLLFQLTFCSAIWCLMLFYILMMGFDSRILNVVILLLIVTIETYTYCTLGTHLTDKGEEVLMALQQLAWYDQSVTVQKQILLMISRSQKPIILTAGKLFYASVLQFSEMVQKSYSFYLVLKNVF, encoded by the exons ATGAAACTGCTTCATATTAATGATCCTCGTGAAGTGATCCCGATCGGTTGCCGGCTGCTAAAGCTGTTCGGGTTAGGGCGTAGTGAAAAGCTTAAGCTCCTGTACTGGACACAGGTGGTGTTCTATCTCGTGTTCAGTCTCATTCCCCGTATTTTGATGAAGATCGAGGATACGGTTACGCTGCTACGGTTGGGTGCAGAGCTAGCCTTTGTCTCGTACCTGTATTCACAAATATTGGCCCTCTACATTCGACGGAAAAATCTGTACCATTTGGTCGACATGCTACAACAGTGCGCTAACAAACAGTATTCGGAGACGATTGATACATTTCTGATCCGATCGAATGccaaaattaacaaattttCGGTAATCTGCTGCAAGTACTTCTTTCTCATGTACATCCTGTACTGTGTGATGCCACCGCTAGTGTCAACAGGTGTTTACTTTCGTAACACTGGCAATCTGACAGACGAGCGAGAAGAGTTTATCATTTCCACTGAGATGAA CCTCTACTATCTGGACATTCGCTACAATGTGCTGCACTATTCATTCTACACGCTTATCATCTGCATGCTAACGGTCACATCGGCTCTTTCGCTGTGCATAAAGGACGTAATGGATGTGTCGGTCATCAAAACGACAGCCCTCATGTTCCAGGTAACTGCTATGCAGATTCGAGAACTGCGAGAATACATCTCACAGACACAGCTCAACACCGTCATCGCATCCCATCGGGACACTTTACTGTGCGCCCAGAGCTTACAGGATACGCTCAACCTGTCGCTGCTGTTTCAGCTTACATTCTGCAGTGCTATATGGTGCCTTATGCTGTTCTACATCCTGATGATG GGATTTGATTCAAGAATCTTAAATGTGGTGATACTGTTGCTCATCGTAACGATCGAAACCTACACGTACTGCACGCTAGGAACGCACCTGACCGATAAG GGAGAGGAGGTGCTAATGGCTCTGCAACAGCTCGCCTGGTACGATCAATCGGTCACTGTGCAAAAGCAAATTCTCCTCATGATAAGTCGTTCACAGAAGCCCATCATCTTGACAGCCGGAAAGCTTTTCTACGCCAGCGTGTTGCAGTTCAGTGAGATGGTGCAAAAGTCTTACTCGTTCTATCttgttttgaaaaatgttttctaa
- the LOC118513244 gene encoding uncharacterized protein LOC118513244 isoform X1: MPAGDKQQKQLQQLQRLYRDSLRSIDIYEEFVNNYDPVRDSDQVPVQLEQLEEVKNAFTDARAQLLIEESSVEDEMWNDQRTFMTKYMKVKGFLCAQQRVDATNLVASSTFQTSVTHTPLRLPEINLPSFDGDATKWLTFKDRFTSMVHEVIELPDVTKLQYLLTALKGSAATPYDHTQLVAENYESTWKSLLQRFDDSKRIKREYFKALYQLESMNGSSAEELARLVNETRRLVRGMERLNEPVNQWDTPLTSLILYKLDSASLMAWEQYSADHEADTYKRMIEFCEKRVKILSSCTTHTTNAVDTRPARVVGSSSPRSYAAARQKKESATFLACAAQTPKAASNTCPVCKADHNVAKCTSFRSMDLSQRQTVAKEARLCFSCLRRGHSIRFCRMHGRCLNCNGRHNTLLCIKQGEFPVSTSSETSALPISATLQDKVEKPQKTVWLSTALILVEGVNGSTIPARALLDMGAQSNFMSEGLVQQLKLKKERVHKPLSGVGTVALTANNLVSTTVKSRTTTFVKRLEFLVLARVTANFPSRYVKVEGWNVPSGLELADPSFYQPGSIDLLLGAEVFADMLKQGQIKLAPHLPKLLETHLGWIVSGTVFEHPKGSIDEAHIACCAVEDDSFDTAMKRLVMLEDLPTERIRSKEEEQCERSYQETTYQNEEGRYVVQLLKRFDWKTLGESKETALKRFMAMERRRKSDCRLDDAYKAFMKEYLDLKHMSYLGTYAEIDTNNLRPSFFLPHHAVWKTDSTTTKCRVVFDASCKTTSGRSLNDVLLTGPQLQDDVVSIQLRFRMKLVAVVADVEKMYRQILVKDCDKALQRILWRSDANEPIAVYELNTVTYGTACAPFLAIRTLQRIFDDHGTKFPKAMACKADFYVDDLLSGATTTRDAQEMAGQLNKLLSCGGFSLRKWASNCPEALKDIPEDQRATNPQHELAAETSSISTLGLLWTPESDILQVQVKLPIQESKCTKRQVLACIARIYDPLGFIDPVKMKAKLFMQQIWMLKGTDKRAWPWDEELPEQLARDWMSFFMQLHLLEKVRIPRVVIQSDTLSMQYHLFCDASEKGYGACCYVRSVSTRGEVLVRLMISKSKVTPLFQRMTIARLELCGALLASRLYEQVKQAIGRDEPTFLWTDSMTTWHWIHSPPSRWKTFVANRVSKIQNLTEGASWRHVPGVVNPADVVSRGCDPATFMESTSWWSGPEWLASTEENWPTVPESKTLETGEERSNELILSSLDEEGFIDHLFTRYGSYSKLRMVVGYCLRFIHALRMRVSSSKVQPKFGEGLSTAERQQAEWVLCRLAQRNSFNREWKDLNAKKPVHRASHLRGYQPFIDSNGLIRINGRLQHASLSPDAKQPIVIPKKHPLAILLAEYYHRKNLHAGPQMMLTRIRQRFWLLDGRSVVRKVFHQCVRCFRCKPKAVTQPMASLPKNRVTEARPFSVAGVDYCGPVWVKAQSRRAAPIKAFVAVFVCFITRAVHIELVSDLSTPAFLAALRRFVSRRGLVSELYSDNGTNFRGAANELHRLYELLNSPDDRREISSWCAENQISWKFIPPRTPHFGGLWEAAVRSMKHHLIRVIGNASMSYEDMTTLLSEVEACLNSRPLTILSNHPTDPEVLTPGHFLTGSHLQHVVEVDLKDVPENRVNHWRLVQKRLQHFWERWRLEYMQQLNGKHKWDCIATKIVPGTVVLLREDNVAPMKWPLAIITEVYPGSDGIVRVVKVRTAQGNEIKRPTVRICIIPNQERQMAHDGS, translated from the coding sequence atgcctGCAGGGGACAAGCAACAGAAACAAttacagcagctgcagcgcttATATCGCGATAGTTTGCGTAGCATTGACATTTACGAAGAGTTTGTGAACAATTACGATCCAGTCAGAGATAGTGACCAGGTCCCAGTGCAATTAGAACAGTTAGAGGAagtgaaaaatgcatttacaGATGCTCGAGCACAGTTACTCATCGAAGAGTCAAGCGTCGAAGACGAAATGTGGAATGATCAAAGGACATTCATGACAAAATATATGAAGGTGAAGGGTTTTTTGTGCGCACAACAACGAGTAGATGCAACAAATCTTGTGGCTAGCAGTACGTTTCAAACATCAGTGACGCATACACCATTACGACTTCCCGAAATCAATCTGCCTTCATTCGACGGCGATGCAACGAAATGGCTCACTTTTAAAGATCGTTTTACCTCTATGGTTCATGAAGTGATAGAACTCCCAGATGTAACAAAACTGCAGTATCTGTTGACGGCGTTGAAGGGAAGTGCAGCAACACCATACGATCATACGCAGTTAGTAGCAGAAAACTACGAGTCAACATGGAAATCATTGCTACAGCGTTTTGATGATTCTAAGAGAATAAAACGAGAATATTTCAAGGCACTTTACCAACTGGAGTCTATGAACGGGTCAAGCGCTGAGGAGTTGGCACGTCTTGTAAATGAGACCAGGCGGCTGGTACGAGGGATGGAGAGGTTGAATGAGCCGGTAAATCAATGGGACACTCCGCTTACAAGTTTGATTCTCTACAAGCTAGATTCTGCTTCTTTGATGGCCTGGGAACAATATTCTGCCGATCATGAGGCAGACACGTATAAACGTATGATTGAGTTCTGCGAGAAACGAGTGAAAATACTAAGTagctgcaccacacacacaacgaacgCTGTAGACACAAGGCCGGCAAGGGTGGTCGGCAGTTCATCACCACGTAGTTATGCAGCAGCGCgtcagaagaaagaaagtgcGACCTTTTTAGCATGTGCAGCACAAACTCCCAAGGCAGCCTCTAATACCTGTCCGGTCTGCAAGGCTGATCATAATGTGGCGAAGTGCACCTCATTCAGAAGCATGGACTTGTCCCAAAGGCAGACGGTTGCGAAGGAAGCTAGGTTATGCTTCAGCTGCTTAAGAAGAGGACATTCTATACGATTTTGCAGAATGCATGGCAGATGTTTAAACTGCAATGGAAGGCATAACACTTTATTGTGTATCAAGCAGGGAGAGTTTCCAGTATCAACAAGCTCAGAGACATCAGCGCTGCCAATTAGTGCGACACTTCAGGACAAGGTAGAGAAGCCACAAAAAACCGTCTGGTTGTCAACAGCTCTTATTTTGGTAGAAGGGGTTAATGGTTCTACGATTCCTGCACGAGCCCTCCTGGACATGGGAGCCCAGTCTAACTTTATGTCCGAAGGATTGGTTCAGCAGCTAAAACTAAAGAAGGAACGAGTTCACAAGCCGCTGTCAGGAGTGGGAACCGTTGCATTGACCGCGAACAATTTGGTTTCGACAACTGTCAAATCTAGAACAACCACATTTGTTAAGAGGCTGGAGTTTTTAGTACTGGCAAGGGTAACAGCTAACTTCCCATCGAGATACGTGAAAGTCGAAGGCTGGAATGTTCCATCAGGATTGGAATTGGCAGATCCATCATTCTACCAGCCTGGATCAATAGATCTTTTATTGGGGGCGGAAGTGTTTGCCGATATGTTGAAGCAAGGTCAGATCAAACTCGCGCCCCACTTACCCAAGCTACTCGAAACTCATCTTGGATGGATAGTTAGTGGCACTGTGTTTGAGCATCCTAAAGGAAGTATTGATGAAGCCCATATTGCGTGCTGTGCTGTTGAAGACGATAGTTTTGATACGGCAATGAAGCGGTTGGTGATGCTGGAAGACCTTCCAACAGAAAGAATTCGCTCAAAGGAAGAGGAACAATGCGAGCGCAGCTACCAAGAAACAACATACCAGAACGAGGAAGGCAGATACGTGGTTCAGCTGCTCAAACGGTTCGATTGGAAGACACTTGGAGAATCCAAAGAAACTGCACTGAAAAGGTTCATGGCTATGGAAAGGCGAAGAAAATCGGACTGCAGGCTCGACGACGCTTACAAAGCCTTTATGAAAGAGTACCTTGATCTTAAACACATGTCATATTTGGGTACGTATGCAGAAATCGATACAAATAACTTAagaccttctttctttcttccacatcatgcGGTTTGGAAAAcggacagcaccaccactaaATGCAGAGTTGTATTCGACGCATCATGTAAAACAACTTCTGGTCGGTCCCTGAATGATGTGCTATTAACCGGTCCGCAACTACAAGACGACGTTGTATCGATACAGCTGCGATTTCGGATGAAACTAGTAGCTGTAGTGGCagatgtggaaaaaatgtatcgtcAGATACTCGTGAAGGACTGCGATAAGGCATTGCAACGAATTTTGTGGCGCAGCGATGCTAATGAGCCGATAGCAGTGTACGAGTTGAACACGGTCACATACGGCACGGCCTGTGCTCCGTTCTTAGCCATCCGAACCCTGCAGCGAATCTTTGATGATCATGGCACCAAGTTTCCGAAGGCAATGGCATGCAAGGCAGATTTTTACGTCGATGATTTGCTGTCCGGTGCAACGACAACACGTGATGCACAAGAAATGGCCGGGCAGTTAAATAAGTTACTTTCGTGCGGAGGATTCAGTTTAAGAAAGTGGGCATCCAATTGCCCAGAAGCGCTGAAAGATATTCCGGAAGATCAAAGAGCAACCAACCCACAGCATGAATTGGCAGCCGAGACCAGCTCTATTTCGACGCTTGGATTATTGTGGACACCTGAATCGGATATTTTACAAGTCCAGGTTAAGCTACCGATACAGGAGAGCAAATGCACGAAACGACAGGTGCTAGCATGTATTGCACGTATCTACGATCCACTCGGCTTCATAGATCCGGTTAAGATGAAGGCCAAGCTTTTTATGCAGCAAATTTGGATGTTGAAGGGAACAGATAAGCGCGCTTGGCCATGGGATGAAGAACTCCCGGAACAGTTGGCTCGAGATTGGATGTCATTTTTTATGCAGCTACATCTCTTGGAAAAGGTACGCATTCCACGGGTAGTTATTCAGAGTGATACGTTATCGATGCAGTATCACCTGTTCTGCGATGCATCAGAGAAAGGCTACGGTGCGTGCTGCTACGTTCGAAGTGTCTCGACCAGAGGAGAGGTGTTAGTTCGACTGATGATTTCAAAATCCAAGGTGACACCGTTATTTCAGAGGATGACCATTGCACGTTTGGAGCTCTGTGGCGCGTTACTGGCAAGCAGATTGTACGAGCAAGTAAAACAGGCAATTGGCCGCGATGAGCCTACATTCCTGTGGACCGATTCGATGACCACTTGGCATTGGATTCATTCCCCTCCAAGTCGGTGGAAGACATTTGTTGCGAATCGGGTTTCGAAGATTCAAAACCTTACGGAAGGAGCCAGCTGGAGACATGTGCCTGGAGTGGTGAATCCAGCCGATGTGGTGTCTAGAGGCTGCGATCCTGCAACGTTTATGGAGTCAACATCATGGTGGTCGGGGCCAGAATGGTTGGCATCGACAGAAGAAAATTGGCCAACAGTACCGGAGTCTAAGACTCTGGAGACGGGTGAAGAACGTTCCAACGAGTTAATACTTTCTTCACTGGATGAAGAAGGATTTATTGACCATTTGTTCACCCGTTACGGATCATACTCAAAACTTCGCATGGTAGTTGGGTACTGTTTGCGGTTTATACATGCTTTGCGAATGAGAGTAAGCAGCTCAAAGGTCCAGCCTAAGTTTGGTGAGGGCCTTTCAACGGCAGAACGGCAGCAGGCAGAATGGGTATTGTGTCGATTGGCTCAACGTAACTCGTTTAATAGAGAATGGAAGGATTTAAACGCCAAGAAACCAGTTCATCGAGCGTCACATCTTCGAGGGTACCAACCATTCATCGACAGCAATGGTTTAATTCGGATAAACGGCAGATTGCAACATGCATCTCTATCACCTGATGCCAAACAGCCCATAGTGATACCGAAAAAACACCCGTTGGCAATCCTGTTAGCTGAGTACTACCACCGGAAAAACCTGCATGCTGGTCCACAGATGATGCTTACCAGAATAAGGCAACGATTTTGGCTGTTGGATGGACGATCGGTGGTGAGAAAGGTATTTCATCAATGCGTGCGCTGTTTCAGATGCAAACCTAAGGCAGTCACTCAACCGATGGCGAGTCTTCCGAAAAATAGAGTGACTGAGGCGAGACCGTTCTCTGTAGCTGGCGTCGATTATTGCGGTCCTGTTTGGGTGAAGGCACAATCGCGGAGGGCCGCCCCTATAAAGGCTTTCGTTGcagtatttgtgtgttttattacgCGTGCCGTCCACATCGAGCTCGTGTCGGATTTGAGTACACCAGCGTTCCTAGCTGCATTAAGGCGATTCGTATCGAGAAGAGGCTTGGTATCGGAGTTATACTCTGACAACGGTACGAACTTCAGGGGAGCTGCGAACGAGCTACACCGCCTATACGAGCTGCTCAATTCTCCTGATGACCGAAGGGAGATCTCATCTTGGTGTGCCGAGAACCAGATATCGTGGAAGTTCATCCCACCCCGGACTCCACATTTTGGCGGATTGTGGGAGGCTGCAGTGCGTTCTATGAAGCACCATTTGATTCGCGTCATCGGAAATGCGTCAATGTCTTATGAAGACATGACAACGTTGCTATCGGAAGTAGAAGCATGCCTTAACTCAAGACCTCTAACGATTCTTTCTAATCATCCCACAGATCCAGAAGTACTCACCCCTGGACACTTCCTAACTGGCTCGCACCTCCAGCATGTCGTAGAGGTTGATTTGAAGGATGTACCAGAAAACCGTGTGAACCATTGGCGCCTCGTTCAAAAACGACTACAACACTTCTGGGAAAGGTGGCGTTTAGAATATATGCAACAATTGAATGGGAAACACAAATGGGATTGCATTGCGACAAAAATTGTGCCAGGAACAGTAGTATTGTTAAGAGAGGATAATGTAGCACCTATGAAATGGCCATTGGCGATAATAACAGAGGTTTACCCTGGTAGTGACGGCATAGTAAGAGTGGTAAAAGTACGTACGGCTCAAGGCAATGAGATTAAAAGACCAACTGTGAGAATCTGTATTATACCGAATCAAGAACGACAAATGGCACACGATGGAAGTTAG